Proteins from a genomic interval of Desulfobacterales bacterium:
- a CDS encoding adenine phosphoribosyltransferase: protein MNLKEKIRTVPNWPVKGVMFRDITTLLQDPAAFRAACDAFYNRYKDMNISKVVGIDARGFLFGAVLAYQLKVGLVPVRKKGKLPAKTIRKSYSLEYGQDTLEMHADAIEKGERVLIVDDLIATGGTVSATIKLVEELGGKVVECAFVVELPDLHGREQIKGYKIFTLTEFEGE from the coding sequence ATGAATCTGAAAGAAAAAATTCGCACGGTACCCAACTGGCCGGTCAAAGGCGTCATGTTCCGGGACATCACCACCCTGCTGCAGGACCCGGCTGCATTCCGGGCCGCCTGTGATGCGTTCTACAATCGCTACAAAGACATGAATATCAGCAAGGTCGTCGGTATCGATGCCAGGGGATTTTTGTTCGGGGCGGTCCTGGCGTATCAACTCAAGGTCGGCCTGGTTCCGGTCAGAAAAAAAGGCAAACTGCCTGCCAAAACCATCCGCAAAAGCTACTCCCTCGAGTATGGCCAGGACACCCTGGAAATGCACGCGGATGCCATTGAAAAAGGCGAGCGCGTCCTGATCGTGGACGATCTCATCGCAACCGGCGGCACGGTTTCCGCCACCATTAAACTGGTTGAGGAATTGGGCGGGAAAGTCGTTGAGTGTGCCTTTGTGGTGGAACTCCCCGATCTGCATGGCCGCGAACAGATAAAAGGATACAAGATATTCACCCTGACCGAGTTTGAAGGGGAATAA
- the mtnP gene encoding S-methyl-5'-thioadenosine phosphorylase → MVKVGIVGGSGLDNPDILKGATELKIDTPYGEPSAPLSLGKIGGVDVAILARHGRKHQFSPSQVNYRANIHALKEQGVTHIIATTACGSLREEIGRGDLVILDQFIDFTRHRKTTFFDSFENGAAHTAMADPFDPGLRQKLFETSTALGYKTHNKGTMITIEGPRFSTRAESNMFRLWGADVINMSVAPEAALANEAGIPYAVIAMSTDYDCWKEDEAPVTWEEILEVFNHNADNVKNLLLQVIPTIA, encoded by the coding sequence ATGGTAAAAGTTGGAATTGTCGGCGGGTCCGGACTGGACAACCCGGATATTTTAAAAGGAGCCACAGAACTGAAGATCGACACGCCTTATGGGGAGCCTTCGGCCCCCCTGTCCCTTGGTAAAATCGGCGGTGTGGATGTCGCCATCCTCGCCCGGCACGGACGCAAACACCAGTTCAGCCCTTCCCAGGTCAACTACCGAGCCAACATTCACGCCCTCAAAGAACAGGGTGTCACCCATATTATCGCCACAACCGCCTGCGGCAGCCTGCGGGAGGAAATAGGCCGTGGCGATTTGGTAATCCTTGATCAGTTTATCGATTTTACCCGCCACCGCAAGACCACCTTTTTTGATTCCTTTGAAAACGGCGCCGCGCATACCGCCATGGCCGACCCTTTTGATCCCGGGCTCCGGCAAAAGCTCTTTGAAACATCCACTGCGCTGGGATATAAAACGCATAACAAGGGAACCATGATTACCATTGAGGGCCCCCGCTTTTCAACCCGGGCGGAGTCCAACATGTTCCGTCTCTGGGGGGCTGACGTCATCAACATGTCGGTGGCGCCGGAAGCCGCACTGGCAAATGAAGCCGGAATCCCTTACGCCGTGATAGCCATGTCAACCGATTACGACTGCTGGAAGGAAGATGAGGCCCCCGTCACCTGGGAGGAAATCCTGGAAGTTTTCAACCACAACGCCGATAACGTCAAAAACCTTTTGCTGCAAGTTATTCCAACAATAGCGTAG
- the yidD gene encoding membrane protein insertion efficiency factor YidD yields the protein MKKIFIQLSLCLILFCLIASCTYSKSMQAQDDPATNPLSSMIEFYQGPLNHLSAVRSGECPMYPSDSTYSLQSIQKHGLIAGWIMAMDRLMRCGRDETRLSPKIIINGKLKYYDPVEKNDFWCSDK from the coding sequence ATGAAAAAAATATTTATACAACTATCATTGTGTTTGATTCTATTTTGCCTGATTGCGTCATGCACCTACTCGAAATCAATGCAGGCTCAAGACGACCCGGCAACCAACCCGCTGTCTTCCATGATCGAGTTTTACCAAGGCCCGCTGAATCATCTTTCTGCTGTAAGGAGTGGCGAATGCCCCATGTATCCGTCCGATTCCACCTATAGCCTGCAAAGCATTCAAAAACACGGGCTGATTGCGGGATGGATAATGGCAATGGACCGTTTAATGCGTTGCGGTCGTGATGAAACAAGACTGTCACCAAAAATAATAATTAACGGCAAGTTGAAATATTACGACCCTGTGGAAAAAAACGATTTTTGGTGTAGTGATAAATAA